In a single window of the Rhizobiaceae bacterium genome:
- a CDS encoding DUF72 domain-containing protein, producing the protein MGKSGTIRAGMGGWTFEPWEGTFYPDKLPRKQQLHFASRQVPTIEVNGTYYSGFTPATYAKWAAETPDDFVFSIKGNRFVTNRKVLGEAGESMAKFFAQGLEELGPKLGPIVWQFAPTKKFDASDFEAFLKLLPAKTGGLDLRHALEVRNASFAVPEFVALARKHGAAICYAHHFDYPEFADITGDFVYARLQQGSDDVATAYKPNALDKWAERAKIWASGGQPDDLPYADPGSKAAAKPRDVFVYIIHEGKVRAPQGAMALMQRVG; encoded by the coding sequence ATGGGCAAGAGCGGAACGATCCGCGCCGGAATGGGCGGATGGACATTCGAACCGTGGGAGGGCACGTTCTACCCGGACAAGCTGCCCAGGAAGCAGCAGCTTCATTTCGCCTCGCGACAGGTGCCCACCATCGAGGTGAACGGCACTTACTATTCCGGTTTCACGCCCGCGACCTACGCGAAATGGGCAGCCGAGACGCCAGACGATTTCGTCTTTTCCATCAAGGGCAACCGCTTCGTGACCAATCGCAAGGTTCTGGGCGAAGCGGGCGAGTCGATGGCGAAGTTCTTCGCGCAGGGGCTGGAAGAGCTTGGTCCGAAGCTCGGGCCGATTGTCTGGCAGTTCGCGCCGACGAAGAAGTTCGACGCGAGTGATTTCGAGGCATTCCTGAAGCTGCTTCCTGCAAAGACCGGCGGCCTCGACCTGCGCCACGCGCTGGAAGTGCGCAATGCGTCCTTTGCGGTTCCTGAATTTGTCGCGCTGGCCCGCAAGCATGGCGCGGCGATCTGCTACGCACATCATTTCGACTACCCCGAATTTGCCGACATCACGGGCGATTTCGTCTATGCCCGGCTCCAGCAAGGCAGCGACGATGTCGCGACCGCATATAAGCCCAACGCGCTCGACAAATGGGCCGAACGGGCGAAAATCTGGGCATCCGGCGGCCAGCCCGACGACCTGCCCTATGCCGATCCCGGCTCAAAGGCGGCGGCGAAACCGCGCGACGTGTTCGTCTACATCATCCACGAAGGCAAGGTGCGCGCACCGCAGGGCGCGATGGCGCTCATGCAGCGCGTCGGCTGA
- the uvrA gene encoding excinuclease ABC subunit UvrA, with protein MAEHKFISIRGAREHNLKNVDLDLPRDSLIVMTGLSGSGKSSLAFDTIYAEGQRRYVESLSAYARQFLEMMQKPDVDQIDGLSPAISIEQKTTSRNPRSTVGTVTEIYDYMRLLFARVGIPYSPATGLPIESQTVSQMVDRVLALEEGTRLFITAPMVRGRKGEYRKELAELQKKGFQRVKVDGTFYEIGEVPGLDKKYKHDIDVVVDRIVVRGDIGARLADSLETALKLADGLAVAEFADRPLPAAETSEESAYKSKNETHERILFSEKFACPVSGFTIPEIEPRLFSFNNPFGACPTCDGLGSQRAIDPQLIVPDDSLSLRDGAIAPWAKSTSPYYNQTLDGLGKVYGFKLGDKFRDLSPDAQDAILNGTGEREVAFNYDDGLRSYKTTKTFEGVIPNLQRRWKETESAWMREEIERFMSATPCPACNGYRLKPEALAVKVAGRHIGEVTELSIRKADQWFTALPDQLNAKQNEIAVRILKEIRERLRFLNDVGLDYLTLARNSGTLSGGESQRIRLASQIGSGLTGVLYVLDEPSIGLHQRDNARLLDTLKHLRDIGNTVIVVEHDEDAILHADHVVDIGPAAGVHGGRVIAEGAPAAIMANPASITGKYLSGKLSIPVPGERRKPKKGRRIKVVGARANNLKNVTAEIPLGTFSAITGVSGGGKSTFLIETLFKAASRRIMGSREHPAEHDRIEGLEFLDKVIDIDQSPIGRTPRSNPATYTGAFTPIRDWFAGLPEAKARGYQPGRFSFNVKGGRCEACQGDGVIKIEMHFLPDVYVTCDVCHGKRYNRETLEVLFKGKSIADVLDMTVEEGVEFFSAVPGVRDKLATLNQVGLGYIHIGQQATTLSGGEAQRIKLAKELSRKATGKTLYILDEPTTGLHFHDVAKLLEVLHELVDQGNTVVVIEHNLEVIKTADWVLDLGPEGGDGGGELVASGTPEDIVAEPRSYTGQFLKELLERRPHRTNAEAAE; from the coding sequence ATGGCCGAGCATAAATTCATATCCATTCGCGGCGCGCGCGAACACAATCTCAAGAATGTCGATCTGGATCTGCCGCGCGACAGCCTGATCGTGATGACCGGCCTGTCGGGGTCGGGCAAGTCGTCGCTCGCCTTCGACACGATCTATGCTGAAGGCCAGCGGCGCTATGTCGAGAGCCTTTCCGCCTATGCGCGGCAGTTCCTCGAGATGATGCAGAAGCCGGATGTCGACCAGATCGACGGCCTCTCGCCGGCCATTTCCATCGAACAGAAGACCACTTCGCGCAATCCGCGCTCGACGGTCGGCACAGTCACCGAAATTTACGACTACATGCGCCTGCTCTTTGCGCGGGTCGGCATTCCCTATTCGCCTGCAACCGGTCTGCCCATCGAGAGCCAGACCGTCAGCCAGATGGTCGACCGTGTGCTGGCGCTGGAAGAAGGCACACGCCTTTTCATCACCGCGCCGATGGTTCGTGGCCGCAAGGGCGAATACAGGAAGGAACTGGCCGAACTTCAGAAAAAGGGATTCCAGCGCGTGAAGGTCGATGGGACCTTCTATGAAATCGGCGAAGTTCCCGGGCTGGACAAGAAATACAAGCACGACATCGACGTTGTGGTGGACCGCATCGTGGTGCGCGGCGACATCGGCGCGCGGCTGGCGGATTCGCTGGAAACGGCGCTCAAGCTGGCCGACGGATTGGCGGTCGCCGAGTTTGCCGACCGCCCCCTCCCCGCGGCGGAAACATCGGAGGAATCGGCCTACAAATCGAAGAACGAGACGCATGAGCGCATTCTCTTCTCCGAAAAGTTCGCCTGCCCGGTTTCCGGCTTCACCATTCCCGAGATCGAGCCGCGACTGTTCTCCTTCAACAACCCGTTCGGCGCCTGCCCGACCTGCGACGGTCTCGGCAGCCAGCGCGCCATCGATCCGCAACTGATCGTTCCCGACGATTCGCTTTCGCTGCGCGACGGAGCCATCGCGCCATGGGCGAAATCGACATCGCCCTACTACAACCAAACGCTGGACGGGCTGGGCAAGGTTTACGGCTTCAAGCTGGGCGACAAGTTCCGCGACCTGTCGCCGGATGCGCAGGACGCGATCCTGAACGGCACGGGCGAACGCGAGGTCGCGTTCAACTACGATGACGGGCTGCGCTCCTACAAGACGACCAAGACCTTCGAGGGCGTCATCCCGAACCTGCAACGCCGCTGGAAGGAAACGGAATCCGCATGGATGCGCGAGGAGATCGAGCGCTTCATGTCGGCCACCCCCTGCCCCGCTTGCAACGGCTATCGCCTCAAGCCCGAAGCGCTGGCGGTCAAGGTCGCGGGCAGGCATATCGGCGAAGTCACGGAGCTTTCGATCCGTAAGGCCGACCAGTGGTTCACGGCGCTGCCCGACCAGCTCAACGCCAAGCAGAACGAAATCGCGGTGCGCATCCTTAAGGAAATCCGCGAGCGCCTGCGCTTCCTGAACGATGTCGGCCTCGATTACCTGACGCTGGCGCGCAATTCAGGCACGCTTTCAGGCGGCGAAAGCCAGCGCATCCGCCTCGCCTCGCAGATCGGTTCGGGGCTGACCGGCGTGCTCTATGTGCTGGACGAACCTTCGATCGGCCTGCACCAGCGCGACAATGCCCGCCTGCTCGACACGCTCAAGCACCTGCGCGACATCGGCAATACGGTCATCGTCGTGGAGCATGACGAGGACGCCATCCTGCATGCCGACCATGTCGTGGACATCGGCCCTGCGGCCGGCGTGCATGGCGGGCGCGTCATCGCGGAAGGAGCGCCTGCCGCGATCATGGCCAATCCGGCGTCGATCACCGGCAAATATCTGTCGGGCAAGCTGTCGATCCCCGTTCCGGGGGAGCGCCGAAAGCCGAAGAAGGGCCGTCGCATCAAGGTGGTCGGCGCGCGCGCCAACAACCTCAAGAACGTCACCGCAGAAATCCCGCTCGGCACGTTCAGCGCCATCACGGGCGTCTCGGGCGGGGGCAAGTCGACATTCCTGATCGAGACGCTGTTCAAAGCCGCCTCGCGCCGCATCATGGGTTCGCGCGAGCATCCGGCAGAGCATGACCGCATCGAGGGGCTGGAGTTCCTCGACAAGGTCATCGACATCGACCAGTCGCCCATCGGGCGCACGCCGCGTTCCAACCCGGCGACCTATACGGGGGCCTTCACACCAATCCGCGACTGGTTCGCCGGATTGCCGGAAGCCAAGGCGCGCGGCTACCAGCCGGGCCGCTTTTCCTTCAACGTCAAGGGCGGGCGCTGCGAAGCCTGCCAGGGCGACGGCGTCATCAAGATCGAGATGCACTTCCTGCCGGATGTGTACGTCACCTGCGATGTCTGCCACGGCAAGCGCTACAATCGCGAGACGCTGGAAGTGCTGTTCAAGGGCAAGTCGATTGCCGACGTACTGGACATGACCGTCGAGGAGGGCGTCGAGTTCTTTTCCGCCGTGCCCGGCGTGCGTGACAAGCTTGCGACGCTGAATCAGGTCGGGCTCGGCTATATCCATATCGGCCAGCAGGCGACGACGCTTTCAGGAGGCGAAGCCCAACGCATCAAGCTCGCCAAGGAATTGTCGCGCAAGGCCACCGGCAAGACGCTTTATATTCTTGACGAACCGACCACCGGGCTGCACTTCCACGACGTCGCGAAGCTGCTCGAAGTGCTTCACGAGCTGGTCGATCAGGGCAACACCGTCGTCGTCATCGAGCACAATCTTGAGGTCATCAAGACAGCCGACTGGGTGCTGGACCTTGGACCAGAGGGCGGCGACGGCGGTGGCGAACTGGTCGCCTCGGGCACGCCGGAGGACATCGTCGCGGAACCGCGCAGCTATACCGGCCAGTTTCTCAAGGAACTGCTTGAGCGCAGGCCGCACCGTACCAACGCGGAAGCGGCGGAATAG
- a CDS encoding single-stranded DNA-binding protein: MMAGSVNKVILVGNLGADPEIRRLNSGDPVVNLRIATSESWRDKNSGERRDKTEWHNVVIFNDNLAKVAEQYLKKGMKVYIEGQLQTRKWQDQQGQDRYTTEIVLQKFRGELQMLDSRGEGGQASYGGGSSGRSDFGQSEPGGDYSRGGGGSGSRGGGSRDMDDDIPF; the protein is encoded by the coding sequence GTGATGGCTGGAAGCGTGAACAAGGTCATTCTGGTGGGCAATCTGGGCGCGGACCCGGAAATTCGCCGGCTTAACTCGGGCGATCCGGTCGTCAACCTGCGCATTGCCACGTCGGAAAGCTGGCGCGACAAGAACTCGGGCGAGCGCAGGGACAAGACCGAATGGCACAATGTCGTGATCTTCAACGACAATCTGGCCAAGGTCGCCGAGCAGTATCTGAAAAAGGGAATGAAGGTCTATATCGAAGGCCAGCTCCAGACCCGCAAATGGCAGGACCAGCAGGGACAGGATCGCTATACGACGGAAATCGTGCTCCAGAAGTTCCGGGGCGAGTTGCAGATGCTCGATTCACGCGGAGAGGGCGGCCAGGCCAGCTATGGCGGCGGCAGTTCCGGGCGCTCGGATTTCGGGCAGTCCGAGCCGGGTGGTGACTATTCACGCGGCGGTGGCGGCTCTGGAAGCCGTGGCGGCGGCTCGCGCGACATGGACGACGACATCCCGTTCTGA